A genomic stretch from Nitratidesulfovibrio sp. SRB-5 includes:
- a CDS encoding transglycosylase SLT domain-containing protein, with protein MHNPIFTTRERFALFGLAIAQAFLLLLILLPAPRDSDVLRVAAPARERVLTRLSPYGPGFEQELLTAFCARYGYELRWVKADNRDEALRLVADGYADVAVGFGTAPEAHGTGGTGGTGGTGGNERDGHDGGAGISASGASGTSGTPGIAAAATHATGATDAAPGISLAALLTRLATGTDPIPLTDLVAGPAYDHARPVLVRWSEPDLPAPVHAALRDTGTAEAARDGQTSTGLRSALLLTTWETSAGPAVPPVQGLLPPSGGPSLLPGESTADAASGDAPRHAMVDGDSWRLWQPFMAEPAAGRVTGKPLSYHWYWRGDDATLAPRLDEFWRERTAPADTLLDDLTERYFGFLPESLGVAEDGDYTGASGYADIFDLMDLMTVVAEKLPAHAPAISRAAAQSNIDPLLLSAVIFQESRFDASARSKTGVRGIMQLTQNTALLLKVNRMNPSQSIRGGARYLRMLWDSLDDLDLQPWDRWFFTLAAFNQGPGHLRDAIRLNQDLGGSGRTWRELKDTFPKLARPRYHARTRYGYCRGYEAVAFVESVRYYYYILNGLVALSRPEAEHLAPLLDAVPVRWPTV; from the coding sequence ATGCACAATCCTATCTTCACCACCAGGGAACGCTTTGCGCTGTTCGGCCTTGCCATCGCCCAGGCGTTCCTGCTGCTGCTCATCCTGCTGCCCGCCCCGCGCGATTCCGACGTGCTGCGCGTGGCCGCCCCTGCCCGCGAACGGGTGCTGACGCGCCTTTCGCCCTACGGCCCCGGCTTCGAACAGGAACTGCTGACCGCCTTCTGCGCCCGCTACGGCTACGAGCTGCGCTGGGTGAAGGCCGACAACCGCGACGAGGCCCTGCGCCTGGTGGCCGACGGCTACGCCGACGTGGCCGTGGGCTTCGGCACCGCGCCCGAAGCCCACGGAACAGGCGGAACGGGCGGAACAGGCGGAACAGGCGGCAATGAAAGGGACGGCCACGATGGCGGGGCCGGCATCAGCGCGTCTGGCGCATCCGGCACGTCTGGGACACCCGGCATTGCCGCTGCGGCAACCCACGCCACGGGCGCCACGGACGCCGCGCCCGGCATTTCGCTGGCCGCGCTGCTGACCCGCCTGGCCACCGGCACCGACCCCATCCCCCTCACCGACCTGGTGGCGGGACCGGCCTACGACCATGCCCGCCCGGTACTGGTGCGCTGGTCGGAACCGGACCTGCCCGCGCCCGTGCACGCCGCACTGCGCGATACCGGCACCGCCGAAGCCGCACGGGACGGCCAGACCTCCACCGGGCTGCGCTCTGCCCTGCTGCTGACCACCTGGGAGACCTCGGCGGGACCGGCTGTACCCCCCGTGCAGGGGCTGCTGCCGCCTTCCGGCGGTCCGTCCCTTCTGCCCGGCGAATCCACCGCGGACGCCGCATCCGGCGACGCCCCCCGCCACGCCATGGTAGACGGCGACTCGTGGCGACTGTGGCAGCCTTTCATGGCCGAACCCGCGGCAGGCCGGGTCACGGGCAAGCCCCTGTCCTACCACTGGTACTGGCGCGGCGACGACGCCACCCTGGCCCCCAGGCTGGACGAATTCTGGCGTGAGCGCACCGCCCCGGCAGACACCCTGCTGGACGACCTGACCGAGCGCTACTTCGGCTTTCTGCCGGAATCGCTGGGCGTGGCCGAAGACGGCGACTATACCGGGGCCTCCGGCTATGCGGACATCTTCGACCTGATGGACCTGATGACCGTGGTGGCCGAAAAGCTGCCCGCCCACGCCCCCGCCATCAGCCGCGCCGCGGCCCAGAGCAACATCGACCCGCTACTGCTGTCCGCCGTGATCTTCCAGGAATCGCGCTTCGATGCCTCTGCCCGCAGCAAGACCGGGGTGCGCGGCATCATGCAGCTTACCCAGAACACGGCCCTGCTGCTGAAGGTCAACCGCATGAACCCCAGCCAGTCCATCCGGGGCGGGGCGCGCTACCTGCGCATGCTGTGGGACAGCCTGGACGACCTGGACCTACAACCGTGGGACCGCTGGTTCTTCACCCTGGCGGCCTTCAACCAGGGGCCGGGCCACCTGCGCGACGCCATCCGGCTGAACCAGGACCTTGGCGGCTCCGGCCGCACCTGGCGCGAACTGAAGGACACCTTTCCCAAACTGGCGCGGCCCCGCTACCACGCCCGCACCCGGTACGGGTACTGTCGTGGCTACGAGGCCGTGGCATTCGTGGAAAGCGTGCGCTACTACTATTACATACTCAACGGGCTAGTCGCCCTCTCGCGGCCGGAAGCTGAGCACCTTGCGCCGCTTCTGGACGCCGTCCCCGTCCGCTGGCCCACCGTTTAG
- a CDS encoding adenylosuccinate synthase, with protein sequence MSNVVVMGAQWGDEGKGKIVDLLTRKCDVIVRFQGGNNAGHTVLVGDKQYILHLIPSGILHPGKKCLIGNGVVLDPAVFCREVETLRDKDVDVSPARLMISRKAHVIMPYHKALDVARECHKTNESKIGTTGRGIGPCYEDKMSRIGIRAADLAMPELLRAKIEAALLEKNALLAGLYGGEAMTVDAVFDEVMAVAPRVVPHLADVTAEIEAAWAAGQHVMFEGAQGTHLDIDHGTYPFVTSSNTVSGNASAGSGIAPTRLDRIVAIVKAYTTRVGAGPFPTEQLNEAGDYLQQKGHEFGATTGRKRRCGWLDAVVLREAVRLNGPTDIALTKLDVLSGLKELKICTAYEYQGGTITVAPQEQNGMAHVTPVYETMPGWDDDITGCTTWESLPAPTRAYIARIEELTGVRVSLVSVGPERDQTINRGW encoded by the coding sequence ATGTCAAACGTGGTCGTGATGGGTGCCCAGTGGGGCGATGAGGGCAAGGGCAAGATCGTCGATCTGCTGACCCGCAAGTGCGATGTGATCGTGCGCTTCCAGGGCGGCAACAACGCCGGGCACACCGTGCTGGTGGGCGACAAGCAATACATCCTGCACCTCATCCCTTCGGGCATCCTGCATCCGGGCAAGAAATGTCTCATCGGCAACGGCGTCGTGCTCGACCCCGCCGTGTTCTGCCGCGAGGTGGAAACCCTGCGCGACAAGGACGTGGACGTTTCTCCGGCGCGGCTGATGATCAGCCGCAAGGCCCACGTGATCATGCCCTACCACAAGGCGCTGGACGTGGCCCGCGAGTGCCACAAGACCAACGAATCCAAGATCGGCACCACGGGCCGGGGCATCGGCCCCTGCTACGAGGACAAGATGTCGCGCATCGGCATCCGCGCCGCCGACCTTGCCATGCCCGAATTGCTGCGCGCCAAGATCGAGGCCGCGCTGCTGGAAAAGAACGCCCTGCTGGCTGGCCTGTACGGCGGCGAAGCCATGACCGTGGACGCGGTGTTCGATGAAGTCATGGCCGTGGCCCCCCGCGTGGTGCCCCACCTGGCCGACGTCACCGCCGAGATCGAAGCGGCCTGGGCCGCCGGGCAGCACGTCATGTTCGAAGGCGCCCAGGGCACCCATCTGGACATCGACCACGGCACCTATCCCTTCGTCACCTCGTCCAACACGGTGTCGGGCAATGCCTCTGCGGGCAGCGGCATCGCGCCCACCCGGCTGGACCGCATCGTGGCCATCGTCAAGGCGTACACCACCCGCGTGGGCGCCGGGCCCTTCCCCACGGAGCAGCTGAACGAGGCGGGCGACTACCTGCAACAGAAGGGGCACGAATTCGGCGCCACCACGGGCCGCAAGCGCCGCTGTGGCTGGCTGGACGCGGTGGTGCTGCGCGAGGCCGTGCGCCTGAACGGCCCCACCGACATCGCCCTGACCAAGCTGGACGTGCTGTCGGGCCTGAAGGAACTGAAGATCTGCACCGCCTACGAATACCAGGGCGGCACCATCACCGTGGCCCCGCAGGAACAGAACGGCATGGCCCACGTCACCCCGGTGTACGAGACCATGCCCGGCTGGGATGACGACATCACCGGCTGCACCACCTGGGAAAGCCTGCCCGCGCCCACCCGCGCCTACATCGCCCGCATCGAGGAACTGACCGGCGTGCGCGTGAGCCTGGTGTCCGTGGGTCCGGAACGCGACCAGACCATCAACCGGGGCTGGTAG
- a CDS encoding DNA polymerase III subunit delta', translating into MANDTITAPKRGRAAAAATDAPPAPQDPREVVAPLLAPRHQRTVGHLHALAASPPQVVLAEGGTAPERMALALYWAALLNCEAPGDGLDDARPCLACPSCLRMAGGGHRDLVVLDGNKPSAEEGSFSIENVRALRGLLGEPPREGRRRVVVLVDAHTRVEAANGLLKSLEEPRPTTCFVLLAPQRERLLPTLVSRSFVLTLAWPTDAAPPPPAVRDWLDALVEFIQTGGGWMERTSRKGDLDAPLAVAVVLHCQRALADVLAGRAADPLGRLLAERMDLARLRRCDEALAAAQEALSLSPSPVNPALVMDWLATRMFLGVR; encoded by the coding sequence ATGGCCAACGACACCATCACTGCCCCCAAACGCGGTCGCGCCGCCGCAGCCGCAACGGATGCCCCGCCCGCGCCGCAGGACCCGCGCGAGGTTGTGGCCCCGCTGCTGGCCCCCCGGCATCAGCGCACCGTGGGCCATCTGCACGCGCTGGCCGCATCGCCGCCGCAGGTGGTGCTGGCAGAGGGGGGCACCGCGCCGGAACGCATGGCCCTGGCCCTGTACTGGGCGGCGCTGCTGAACTGCGAGGCCCCAGGCGATGGTCTGGACGATGCCCGTCCCTGCCTGGCCTGTCCGTCGTGCCTGCGCATGGCCGGGGGCGGCCACCGCGACCTCGTGGTGCTGGACGGCAACAAGCCCAGCGCCGAGGAAGGTTCCTTTTCCATAGAGAACGTGCGCGCGCTGCGCGGCCTTTTGGGCGAACCCCCGCGCGAGGGCCGCAGACGCGTGGTGGTGCTTGTGGATGCCCACACCCGCGTGGAGGCGGCCAACGGCCTGCTGAAGTCGCTGGAAGAACCCCGCCCCACCACCTGCTTCGTGCTGCTGGCCCCCCAGCGCGAACGGCTGCTGCCCACCCTGGTGTCGCGCAGCTTCGTGCTCACCCTGGCCTGGCCCACCGATGCGGCCCCGCCGCCCCCGGCGGTGCGCGACTGGCTGGACGCGCTGGTGGAATTCATCCAGACCGGCGGCGGCTGGATGGAACGCACCTCCCGCAAGGGCGATCTGGACGCCCCCCTTGCCGTCGCCGTGGTGCTGCATTGCCAGCGCGCCCTGGCCGACGTGCTGGCCGGGCGCGCCGCAGACCCTCTGGGCCGCCTGCTGGCGGAGCGCATGGACCTGGCCCGGCTGCGCCGTTGCGACGAGGCCCTGGCCGCCGCGCAGGAGGCCCTGTCCCTGAGCCCCAGCCCGGTGAACCCGGCCCTGGTCATGGACTGGCTGGCCACCCGGATGTTCCTGGGCGTGCGCTAG